The window CGATGCCACCGAGGCGGCCGCCGTTGCCGAGCCGGCCGCCGTCGCCGCCGCTGCCGTCGATGCCACCGAGGCGGCCGCCGATGCGCAGGTCACCGCCGACGTCGCCGTCGACGGCGAACGGCCGGGCGTCCCGTCGGCCGGGGAGCCGGCATAGGGGCCCCCCGCCGGACCTGCGTCGGCTGCCGGCGGGTCGCCGGCCCGGACGATCTCGTCCGGGTCGTGCGCCGTCCCGGCGGCGGTCTGGTGGTCGGCCGGGCGCTCCCCGGCCGGGGCGCGTGGCTCTGCGCCGGCTCGTCGAGGTGCCTGGACCTGGCCGAACGCCGCAAGTCGTTCACCCGGGCGCTCCGGGCGCCCGTGACGCCGGCCGAGATCGACGCGCTTCGTGCCGAACTCGGAGAACGTGCGAGGATAGGGGACTGCGGGATCCGCAGCTAGAGAGGACTGAAGGACCAGTTGGCAAAGAAGATCCGCGTCTACGAGCTCGCTCGCGAGCTCGGTCTGACGAACAAAGAGGCCCTCGACCTGTGCGTGATGCTGGGCATCGGCGTGAAGAGCCACTCCTCGAGCATCGAGGACGCCCAGGCCGACCGGGCCCGCCGCCGCGCCGACGCGGACGGTCTGCGGCGCCCCGTCTCGCCGGCCGAGCCCGGCAAGGAGGGCAAGGAGGGCAGGGACGCCACGGAGCCCGCCCAGGAGCTGGCCGCCGCCGCGGCCACCGGTTCCGGCCCCGCCGCCCCCGCCGAGCCGGCCACGGCCGGCCCGCGTCCCGACGCTCCCGGCAGCGGGCGCGATCCCAGGCTCATCGTCAGC of the Acidimicrobiales bacterium genome contains:
- a CDS encoding translation initiation factor IF-2 N-terminal domain-containing protein; the protein is MAKKIRVYELARELGLTNKEALDLCVMLGIGVKSHSSSIEDAQADRARRRADADGLRRPVSPAEPGKEGKEGRDATEPAQELAAAAATGSGPAAPAEPATAGPRPDAPGSGRDPRLIVSRPTPLPETLEPRPQPAARPSPPSPFAPSAPRPAPSRPAATPAGAGPGAGRGAEGAKGDGGDGRAAGCG